In the Elusimicrobiaceae bacterium genome, one interval contains:
- the dut gene encoding dUTP diphosphatase yields MQPVIEVKKLSPAALLPRREHPTDSGADLFTPAAVALEPGATVKIPTGIAVCLPDGTSGIVWGKSSLEAKGLKIMAGLIDSSYRGEIIVCMHNLSARRFEFERGQKIAQLVVLPTVYPAFTETGCLPETKRGAGGFGSTGCR; encoded by the coding sequence ATGCAACCAGTTATCGAAGTGAAAAAACTCTCGCCCGCCGCACTGCTGCCGCGCCGGGAGCACCCGACGGATTCCGGCGCCGATCTGTTCACGCCGGCCGCCGTTGCGCTCGAGCCGGGAGCGACTGTCAAAATACCGACGGGAATCGCCGTATGCCTGCCGGACGGAACCAGCGGCATTGTCTGGGGCAAAAGCTCGCTCGAAGCCAAGGGCCTTAAGATAATGGCCGGGCTCATAGATTCTTCTTACCGCGGCGAAATCATCGTGTGCATGCACAATCTGTCCGCCCGGCGGTTCGAATTCGAACGGGGCCAGAAAATCGCCCAGCTCGTGGTGCTGCCGACAGTTTATCCGGCATTTACGGAAACAGGCTGCCTGCCGGAAACCAAACGCGGAGCAGGCGGGTTCGGCAGCACCGGCTGCCGCTGA
- the dinB gene encoding DNA polymerase IV, which translates to MIAHIDMDAFFAAIEQRDNPALKGKPVIIGADPKNGAGRGVVSTASYEARAYGIRSAMPISQAYRICPAGIFLPPDMAKYGAVSRQIQAILGEFTPSVEQVSVDEAFMDLAGLEKLFGRPEEICRKIKARIKAATGLTASIGLAPVKSAAKIASDMNKPDGLTVVPPGQLRQFLAPLDIAKLWGLGAKSKEILNRAGIFTVAQLAARKPSTIERLLGRNGLFLLELANGIDGRRVEPGGAVKSVSNEITFETDTADETAIHAALSLLAEKVSHRLRRKGLKGSTLGIKIRFDDFTTFTRAKTLSEPTNFENAILSGAAEQFGKFLPLTRPVRLIGIRVSNFPVQPQAPCLFPDAQAEKNEKLHRAVDSIRLQFGFRSVRRAGSRKTDGE; encoded by the coding sequence ATGATCGCACATATTGACATGGACGCCTTTTTCGCCGCCATCGAACAGCGCGACAATCCCGCCCTGAAAGGCAAGCCGGTAATCATCGGGGCCGACCCGAAAAACGGCGCGGGCCGGGGTGTTGTTTCCACCGCGTCTTATGAAGCGCGCGCATACGGAATCCGCTCCGCCATGCCGATATCGCAGGCTTACCGCATTTGCCCGGCCGGCATCTTCCTGCCGCCTGACATGGCGAAATACGGCGCGGTATCCCGCCAGATACAGGCCATCCTGGGCGAATTCACCCCGTCGGTCGAGCAGGTTAGCGTGGACGAGGCGTTTATGGATCTGGCAGGTCTGGAAAAACTGTTCGGCCGGCCCGAAGAAATCTGCCGCAAAATAAAGGCGCGGATAAAGGCAGCGACGGGCCTGACGGCTTCGATAGGACTGGCGCCGGTGAAATCGGCCGCAAAAATCGCGTCCGACATGAACAAGCCGGACGGGCTTACGGTTGTCCCGCCCGGTCAGCTCAGGCAATTTCTGGCTCCGCTCGATATCGCGAAATTATGGGGGCTGGGCGCCAAATCGAAAGAAATACTTAACCGGGCCGGTATTTTCACCGTTGCCCAGCTGGCGGCCAGAAAACCTTCCACCATTGAAAGACTGCTGGGCCGTAACGGATTATTTCTTCTTGAGCTGGCAAACGGAATTGACGGACGCAGGGTGGAACCGGGCGGCGCGGTCAAATCCGTCAGCAATGAAATCACTTTTGAAACCGATACGGCGGATGAAACGGCGATCCACGCCGCATTATCCCTGCTTGCCGAGAAAGTATCGCACCGCCTGCGCCGCAAAGGCCTGAAAGGCTCGACACTGGGAATCAAAATCCGGTTCGACGATTTCACCACTTTCACCCGCGCAAAAACACTCTCCGAACCGACCAATTTCGAAAACGCCATTTTATCGGGCGCGGCGGAGCAGTTTGGGAAATTCCTGCCGCTCACCCGCCCGGTCAGGCTGATAGGGATACGGGTTTCAAATTTCCCCGTCCAGCCGCAGGCACCCTGTCTTTTTCCTGACGCACAGGCCGAAAAAAACGAGAAACTACACCGCGCCGTAGACTCGATACGTCTGCAATTCGGGTTCCGCTCCGTACGCCGCGCGGGCTCCCGCAAAACAGACGGCGAATAA
- a CDS encoding thioesterase: MTKSQIDFRVRCYEQDFKGRIRPGAIFNWFQDAAGKQCLKHGVALEQIIPRGYTWVIHRYRVVIHNAPVYTQKCRVITWAYPKRDLISIRDYAIESETGERLVSGTSEWVLLDMKTLRPLPLSTILADFPVCTESAAESGRTIKLPPGLAPCKKTEFDTPVWALDGNRHINNSAYVIFAYENMFPDVTAGHQLREIEVNYKKQGFYGQQLASKAFKISDTQYLHSVELADTGEPLALLKTVWENDG; this comes from the coding sequence ATGACAAAAAGCCAAATTGACTTCCGGGTACGTTGTTACGAGCAGGATTTCAAAGGCCGCATCCGCCCCGGCGCCATCTTCAACTGGTTCCAGGATGCGGCCGGCAAACAGTGCCTGAAACACGGCGTCGCGCTGGAGCAGATCATACCCAGAGGCTATACCTGGGTAATACACCGCTACCGCGTGGTCATCCATAACGCACCCGTCTACACCCAGAAATGCAGGGTGATAACATGGGCGTACCCAAAACGCGATCTGATTTCGATACGGGATTACGCCATCGAGTCCGAAACCGGCGAACGGCTGGTTTCCGGCACCAGCGAATGGGTGCTTCTGGACATGAAAACCCTGCGCCCGCTGCCGTTAAGCACCATACTGGCTGATTTCCCCGTCTGCACCGAAAGCGCGGCGGAAAGCGGCAGGACGATCAAACTTCCGCCGGGCCTTGCGCCGTGCAAAAAAACCGAATTTGACACGCCGGTCTGGGCACTCGACGGCAACCGCCACATAAACAATTCCGCGTACGTCATCTTCGCTTATGAGAACATGTTCCCGGATGTAACCGCCGGGCACCAACTCCGCGAAATCGAAGTGAACTATAAAAAACAGGGCTTTTACGGACAGCAGCTTGCCAGCAAGGCGTTTAAAATAAGCGACACGCAATACCTGCACAGCGTTGAACTTGCCGATACAGGCGAACCGCTCGCGCTGCTCAAAACCGTATGGGAAAATGACGGTTAG
- a CDS encoding cyclic nucleotide-binding domain-containing protein encodes MRKLEMTPNDSTRLFQLLRSVDFFEGMTMGQLQLVVPHIMMVQYEAGEKIVTQGEKGDSFYVVADGDLSVTVKKGFFGKKELARLASGDFFGEMALIDASPRNATVTALTQARLFVLFSHQFVAVMNSNPDFASHILRVAQERKLSGR; translated from the coding sequence ATGCGAAAACTTGAAATGACGCCTAACGACAGCACCCGGCTGTTCCAGCTTTTGCGCAGTGTGGATTTTTTTGAAGGCATGACGATGGGCCAGCTTCAGCTGGTCGTGCCCCATATCATGATGGTGCAGTACGAGGCGGGCGAAAAAATAGTGACGCAGGGCGAGAAAGGCGATTCGTTTTATGTGGTGGCGGACGGCGATCTGAGCGTTACGGTAAAAAAAGGTTTCTTCGGAAAAAAAGAACTGGCGCGGCTGGCATCCGGCGATTTCTTCGGCGAAATGGCGCTTATTGACGCCTCGCCCCGCAACGCCACTGTTACCGCCCTGACCCAAGCACGCCTGTTTGTGCTGTTCTCGCACCAGTTCGTGGCGGTGATGAATTCAAATCCGGATTTTGCCAGCCATATATTGCGGGTCGCGCAGGAACGCAAGCTCTCCGGCCGGTAA
- a CDS encoding STAS domain-containing protein → MIQFKTQNGKLVCTFPSRVETTVCQQYQHDVENEVLASSGPVVFDLRDTEYICSAFLRICLAAVQKLGKDRFEVVNTAPFVQKVFHLAGLDSLVKLS, encoded by the coding sequence ATGATACAGTTTAAAACGCAAAACGGAAAACTTGTCTGCACTTTCCCCTCCAGGGTTGAAACCACGGTCTGCCAGCAGTACCAGCATGATGTGGAGAACGAAGTGCTGGCGTCGTCCGGGCCGGTGGTGTTCGATCTGCGCGATACCGAGTATATCTGTTCCGCTTTTCTGCGGATCTGCCTTGCGGCGGTTCAAAAGCTCGGCAAGGACAGATTCGAGGTGGTGAACACGGCCCCGTTTGTGCAGAAGGTGTTTCATCTGGCGGGGCTGGACTCGCTGGTGAAACTTTCCTGA
- a CDS encoding toxin-antitoxin system YwqK family antitoxin, whose protein sequence is MSTENFYKPPTPKALTDSEPAGQTEHGDVTIRKSMRHVPLNPSDRGELELVYYRGGREVARETVDENSETILLAGLIPDGPVKEYQNGQLFFEGNYANSQPHGLTRYYFENGKPEIEKNYKHGMLDGRARVYHENGQLRLETVYADGKRNGIQRKYYESGRVREDGCYANGHKDGLIRIYAENGLLVSAIIYKNGNADGLAQLYHESGKQSWEVPYCGGMPEGIAKRFNTAGILIEEWYYVRGEVVCKRKFNARGKIVTDWNLDAVKRAKIIEYMASSSGNHTPEEDDA, encoded by the coding sequence ATGAGCACGGAAAATTTCTATAAACCCCCGACGCCAAAAGCGCTGACAGACAGCGAACCCGCGGGACAGACGGAACACGGCGATGTCACTATTCGCAAAAGCATGCGCCATGTGCCGCTAAACCCGTCGGACAGGGGCGAGCTGGAGCTGGTTTACTACCGGGGCGGACGCGAAGTGGCGCGTGAAACGGTTGATGAAAATTCCGAAACAATCCTGCTGGCGGGCCTGATTCCAGACGGGCCCGTAAAAGAATATCAGAACGGTCAACTGTTCTTCGAGGGCAATTACGCGAACAGCCAGCCGCACGGGCTGACGCGCTATTATTTCGAAAACGGCAAGCCCGAAATAGAAAAAAACTACAAGCACGGCATGCTCGACGGCCGGGCAAGGGTTTATCACGAGAACGGGCAGCTGCGCCTTGAAACCGTTTATGCCGACGGCAAGCGCAACGGCATCCAGCGCAAGTATTACGAGAGCGGCCGGGTGCGCGAAGACGGCTGTTACGCGAACGGGCACAAAGACGGCCTGATCAGGATTTATGCGGAAAACGGACTGCTGGTTTCCGCCATAATCTACAAAAACGGCAACGCGGACGGCTTGGCGCAGCTGTATCACGAATCCGGCAAGCAGTCATGGGAAGTTCCTTATTGCGGCGGAATGCCAGAAGGCATAGCAAAACGCTTCAACACCGCCGGCATTCTGATCGAAGAATGGTATTATGTGCGCGGCGAAGTGGTATGCAAGCGCAAGTTCAACGCCAGAGGCAAGATTGTCACGGACTGGAATCTCGATGCCGTAAAACGCGCCAAAATTATCGAATACATGGCCTCCTCCTCCGGAAATCACACGCCTGAAGAAGATGACGCATAG
- a CDS encoding aminoacetone oxidase family FAD-binding enzyme, with amino-acid sequence METSIGIAVVGAGASGLMAALTAARAGAQVTVIEKNTVPGKKLSATGNGRCNLTNRNMGRQFYSGDEVFVTRVLDSFGVDEELAFFEALGLVLKTDPDGRVFPVCERATAVTSVLELALEEAGGKLLAAAAVESIRKTDGKFTLALSNGNSLRADSVVLACGSHAHPQLGGSEAGNLLATGFGHKLKKPIPVLVPLLVRQKGIARLQGIRVNAELSAFSESRELCRANGELLFTAYGISGPCAINLSAGVVPVLMENRPVTVKMNLFPGKTTEDLAEFMTARRNSLPDRKIKRFFTGWLHETLSNLLIDFIGVEKNKTAAELSANEIAHLAKTLCGWEFDITGSGSWREAMCACGGVETSTIDPDTMQSLLEPGLYITGELLDVNGLCGGYNLHFAWATGRLAGKNAAR; translated from the coding sequence ATGGAAACCAGTATCGGAATAGCCGTTGTGGGTGCGGGAGCGTCGGGCCTGATGGCCGCGCTTACCGCGGCGCGCGCCGGCGCGCAGGTTACGGTGATAGAGAAAAATACGGTGCCCGGCAAAAAACTGTCCGCCACCGGCAACGGACGCTGCAACCTCACCAATCGCAACATGGGCCGGCAGTTTTACAGCGGCGACGAAGTCTTCGTCACGCGGGTGCTCGACTCTTTCGGCGTGGATGAGGAACTGGCGTTTTTCGAAGCGCTCGGGCTGGTGCTGAAAACCGATCCCGACGGGCGCGTGTTCCCGGTGTGCGAACGGGCCACCGCAGTAACATCCGTTCTGGAACTGGCGCTGGAAGAGGCGGGCGGAAAACTGCTTGCCGCCGCGGCGGTGGAATCCATACGAAAAACGGACGGAAAATTCACGCTTGCGCTGTCAAACGGCAATTCCCTGCGGGCGGATAGCGTCGTGCTGGCCTGCGGCTCCCATGCGCATCCGCAATTAGGCGGCTCGGAAGCGGGCAACCTGCTCGCGACCGGGTTCGGCCACAAGCTGAAAAAACCGATCCCCGTGCTGGTGCCGCTTCTGGTAAGGCAAAAGGGCATTGCGCGGCTTCAGGGCATAAGGGTCAACGCGGAGCTGTCGGCTTTCAGCGAAAGCAGGGAACTGTGCCGCGCCAATGGCGAACTGCTCTTCACCGCATACGGAATTTCCGGCCCCTGCGCAATCAATTTAAGCGCCGGAGTGGTGCCGGTATTAATGGAGAACCGCCCGGTCACCGTAAAAATGAACCTGTTCCCCGGTAAAACGACGGAGGATCTGGCGGAATTCATGACAGCGCGCAGAAACAGTCTGCCCGACCGGAAAATCAAACGGTTTTTCACCGGCTGGCTGCATGAAACGCTGTCAAACCTGCTGATTGATTTTATCGGCGTGGAAAAGAACAAAACCGCCGCGGAACTGAGCGCGAATGAAATCGCGCATCTGGCAAAAACGCTCTGCGGCTGGGAATTCGACATAACCGGTTCCGGCTCCTGGCGCGAAGCCATGTGCGCCTGCGGAGGGGTGGAAACCTCCACGATAGACCCCGACACGATGCAGTCGCTGCTGGAGCCCGGCCTGTACATAACCGGCGAACTGCTGGATGTGAACGGTTTGTGCGGCGGCTACAATCTGCATTTTGCATGGGCAACTGGCCGGCTTGCCGGGAAAAACGCGGCCCGATAG
- a CDS encoding pseudouridine synthase, whose product MTVSASAAHNIARVLSKRGFCSRKQAVAYVLAGRVKLNGRTVRDPGERVLNADKIQVDGKTAAAHGKIYIILNKPAGCVTTRSDELGRKTVYDYLGDMGQWVFPVGRLDLESEGLLLFTNDTAFGNRLTDPRYKTPRTYEVTLDGALAPAALDNIRRGGVAIGRGETTGPASVTVIDEKTGACTVKITLAEGKNRELRRLFEVFNRKVLRLLRTDFGGYKLGSTAAGRWRSCAPPDAAATHGICTGRPGPRDRRKTPSKTRPPAHVRPTRRNGRQRPMAWRGANVVN is encoded by the coding sequence ATGACGGTTAGCGCAAGCGCGGCGCACAATATCGCGAGGGTACTGTCTAAACGGGGATTCTGCTCGCGGAAACAGGCCGTTGCATATGTGCTGGCGGGCCGCGTGAAACTTAACGGCAGAACCGTCCGGGATCCGGGCGAACGGGTCCTCAACGCCGATAAGATACAAGTGGACGGAAAAACCGCCGCGGCACACGGGAAAATTTACATTATCTTGAATAAACCGGCAGGCTGTGTAACCACCAGAAGCGACGAACTCGGCCGCAAAACGGTATACGATTATCTGGGGGACATGGGGCAGTGGGTTTTCCCGGTGGGCAGGCTGGATCTGGAGTCAGAAGGGCTTTTGCTCTTTACCAACGACACCGCTTTCGGAAACAGGCTCACCGACCCGCGTTATAAAACACCCCGCACCTACGAAGTCACGCTGGACGGCGCGCTTGCGCCCGCTGCGCTTGACAACATACGGCGCGGCGGCGTGGCTATCGGACGGGGGGAAACAACCGGCCCCGCATCCGTAACCGTCATTGACGAAAAAACCGGCGCCTGCACCGTCAAAATAACTCTTGCCGAAGGCAAGAACCGCGAACTGCGCAGACTGTTTGAGGTTTTCAACAGAAAAGTCCTGCGGCTGCTGCGGACCGATTTCGGCGGCTATAAGCTCGGCAGCACTGCGGCCGGCCGCTGGCGCAGCTGCGCGCCGCCCGACGCGGCGGCAACGCACGGCATATGCACGGGGCGACCCGGCCCGCGCGACAGGCGGAAAACACCGTCGAAAACACGGCCACCCGCTCACGTCCGCCCGACGCGGCGCAACGGGCGCCAGCGCCCGATGGCGTGGCGCGGGGCAAATGTTGTAAACTGA
- a CDS encoding YihY/virulence factor BrkB family protein, whose translation MKFKKFTRMFWNRYWPVVKNTSGCMIASSTVSLAAELAFFCMFALFPFLIFLGWMSGHFIKSGGEGAMLAKLELFLPSYVSPLVMRNMHNIFYRPPEWLGIITLVMSLWGASVAVSSLMSAINNIYGIADRRPYWARKSVSLVLTLALELVIMLGIMVLVVGPVVREMLISLTGFYLFFNFVFGWYRWVIALGMMIICLFLLYRFGPGNRRKVRVALPGAVFTIIGWFTISEGFKFYFSRYAHYTLLYGTLSGIIVLMTWFYLLGAMVITGAQLNRQLMSVRLGRLTDGEDSC comes from the coding sequence ATGAAATTCAAAAAGTTCACGCGCATGTTCTGGAACCGTTACTGGCCGGTAGTGAAAAACACCTCGGGCTGCATGATTGCCTCGTCCACGGTGAGTCTGGCGGCTGAGCTGGCTTTTTTCTGCATGTTCGCGCTGTTTCCGTTTCTGATATTTCTGGGCTGGATGTCGGGCCATTTCATAAAGAGCGGCGGCGAAGGTGCGATGCTTGCGAAGCTGGAGCTGTTTCTGCCGTCCTATGTGTCGCCGCTGGTGATGCGCAACATGCATAACATTTTCTACCGGCCGCCGGAATGGCTGGGGATTATCACGCTGGTGATGTCGTTATGGGGCGCGTCGGTGGCGGTTTCGTCCCTGATGTCGGCGATCAACAATATTTACGGCATTGCCGACCGGCGGCCTTACTGGGCCAGAAAGTCCGTTTCGCTGGTGCTTACGCTCGCGCTGGAACTGGTTATCATGCTGGGCATCATGGTGCTGGTGGTGGGCCCGGTTGTGCGTGAAATGCTGATAAGCCTGACCGGGTTTTATCTGTTTTTCAATTTCGTGTTCGGCTGGTACCGCTGGGTTATCGCGCTGGGCATGATGATCATCTGCCTGTTTCTGCTATACCGGTTCGGGCCGGGCAACCGGCGGAAAGTGCGGGTGGCGCTGCCGGGCGCGGTGTTTACGATAATCGGGTGGTTCACCATTTCCGAAGGGTTCAAGTTTTATTTTTCCAGGTACGCGCATTATACGCTGCTGTACGGCACGCTCAGCGGCATAATCGTTTTGATGACATGGTTTTATCTGCTGGGCGCAATGGTCATAACCGGCGCGCAGCTTAACCGCCAGCTGATGAGCGTGCGGCTGGGCCGGTTGACTGATGGGGAAGACAGTTGCTAG
- a CDS encoding YaeQ family protein, giving the protein MRARCELQLNGTLRKMMLSARDEETDSHLALKLLGICLYWNETPLLDAGPRHVAMANWDFYPDLLCTNEYCELSRWIECGRTPFLKLNKLSKRVQDVPVTIIAESPFEGERILQTVTEQVSRPEKISIVAFPKGEFARWAGALEPDTCVVGDCNEKNLNVVFNSEIFDLSMVTIKK; this is encoded by the coding sequence ATGCGCGCGCGCTGCGAACTCCAGCTGAACGGAACATTACGCAAGATGATGCTTTCTGCCCGGGACGAGGAAACCGATTCCCATCTTGCGCTTAAACTGCTGGGCATCTGCCTTTACTGGAACGAAACTCCGCTGCTTGACGCCGGGCCCAGGCATGTCGCAATGGCCAACTGGGATTTTTATCCCGACCTGCTGTGCACAAACGAGTACTGCGAGCTGTCGCGCTGGATAGAATGCGGGCGCACGCCGTTTTTGAAACTGAACAAGCTGAGCAAGCGTGTGCAGGACGTGCCGGTAACGATCATAGCCGAGTCGCCTTTCGAAGGCGAGCGGATCCTGCAGACGGTGACGGAGCAGGTTTCCCGCCCGGAGAAGATTTCGATAGTGGCGTTTCCGAAAGGCGAATTTGCGCGCTGGGCCGGCGCGCTCGAGCCGGATACCTGTGTCGTGGGCGACTGCAACGAGAAGAATCTTAACGTGGTTTTCAATTCCGAAATTTTCGATCTTTCGATGGTGACAATAAAAAAATGA
- a CDS encoding PAS domain S-box protein: MTHRQPARTICDNEGRIGSAAPGFAAACGLNPAALNGTSLFDLVPTNWQSDAIKAFCRALTCKDNCNYVFPVKTVENQTAPARLSRRGRGAITLEFAEPGPGHIASRFFDACPDPCFVLDSRLRIRDANRAATLFYGIGKFDLQSRNFESLGGLPRQAFRPDETAGKCTVRHTNSEKEPRDLEITWNGVDNGFFASLHDNTGLRRENITLRENAERFRVMAEAAPGCFYMIAPNWSQVYFAGPLFETIFMRTRQELYSNPALLLTVIHPDDREKAMKAYSSQSGVAEYRIILPGGQSRTVRDFVIPVLDDDGEVKAYTGYIEAMEELDCNEKDYGQYHAGFDAKEQFLERSAQLAQILGYAGPQELMAVPPDRLYADPARRAELLRRLSANGYLREEQVEYRAKDGRLMWVSVSADHSRADGQDWLDTIVKDITAIKETELYIQRQQQPQQNLTPVFSELASGFAMADIVMDDRPRFKFTACNSAFERIAGVEEPRIVGRFADDVFRKKSVRRAIAVLQDAAVKNMPVNFNYTTTAGVHYRISVFFPAPGELAAVLTDITEMRRTQEELEQSHLKLRELTAKLQHAREEERRVISRELHDGLASRLTAVKLALGTARELAAETVKTGTDRALRIKLADVEKRIEEIMQETKRIAASLRPPVLDDLGFPEAVRLLVDDFRAVSGIGCRLRVDAVCRSMPAAHTTAAFRILQESLANIISHSKAERAKVGVTCHDGMLILAVEDNGRGIAEETLNSRKSLGILGMRERAVALGGELKIVTGQNKGTRICAHIPLGGNCPPDNP; the protein is encoded by the coding sequence ATGACGCATAGACAGCCTGCCAGAACCATTTGCGACAACGAAGGCCGCATCGGCTCCGCCGCGCCGGGATTCGCCGCGGCCTGCGGACTGAACCCTGCCGCGCTTAACGGCACTTCGCTGTTCGATCTGGTGCCGACCAACTGGCAGTCCGACGCGATAAAGGCTTTCTGCCGCGCGCTGACCTGCAAAGACAACTGCAACTACGTCTTCCCCGTGAAAACGGTGGAAAACCAGACCGCGCCGGCAAGGCTGTCGCGCCGGGGCAGAGGCGCCATTACGCTGGAATTCGCCGAGCCGGGGCCGGGCCATATCGCCAGCCGGTTTTTCGACGCCTGCCCGGATCCCTGCTTTGTGCTGGATTCACGGCTGCGCATCCGCGACGCAAACCGCGCGGCCACGCTGTTTTACGGGATAGGCAAATTTGACCTGCAGTCGCGGAATTTCGAATCGCTGGGCGGGCTGCCGAGGCAGGCGTTCCGTCCGGATGAAACGGCGGGCAAATGCACTGTCCGCCATACAAATTCCGAAAAAGAACCGCGCGATCTGGAAATCACCTGGAACGGCGTTGACAACGGGTTTTTCGCCAGTCTGCATGACAATACCGGCCTGCGGCGGGAAAACATCACGCTGCGGGAAAACGCCGAACGCTTCCGGGTTATGGCGGAGGCGGCGCCCGGCTGTTTCTACATGATCGCGCCCAACTGGAGCCAGGTGTATTTCGCCGGCCCGCTTTTCGAAACCATTTTCATGCGCACGCGGCAAGAACTGTATTCCAATCCCGCGCTGCTGCTTACGGTAATCCATCCGGACGACCGGGAAAAAGCCATGAAAGCCTATTCTTCGCAGTCGGGCGTGGCGGAGTACAGGATAATACTGCCGGGCGGACAGTCACGGACCGTGAGGGATTTCGTGATTCCCGTCCTGGATGATGACGGTGAGGTCAAAGCATACACGGGGTATATAGAAGCTATGGAAGAACTTGATTGCAACGAGAAGGACTACGGGCAGTACCATGCGGGATTTGACGCCAAGGAGCAGTTTCTGGAAAGAAGCGCGCAGCTGGCGCAGATACTGGGTTACGCCGGGCCGCAGGAACTGATGGCCGTGCCGCCGGACCGGTTATACGCCGATCCCGCGCGCAGGGCGGAGCTGCTGCGCCGGCTGTCGGCCAACGGATATCTGCGCGAGGAACAGGTGGAATATCGCGCAAAGGACGGGCGGCTCATGTGGGTTTCGGTCAGCGCGGATCACAGCCGCGCCGACGGACAGGACTGGCTCGACACCATTGTCAAAGACATTACCGCCATCAAGGAAACGGAACTGTATATTCAACGCCAGCAGCAACCGCAGCAGAATCTTACACCGGTTTTTTCCGAACTGGCCAGCGGGTTCGCGATGGCCGATATAGTCATGGACGACAGGCCGCGCTTCAAGTTCACCGCCTGCAACTCCGCTTTCGAACGGATTGCGGGCGTGGAGGAACCGCGCATCGTGGGCCGGTTCGCGGACGACGTGTTCCGCAAGAAAAGCGTGCGCCGCGCGATCGCCGTTCTGCAGGACGCCGCGGTTAAAAACATGCCGGTCAATTTCAACTACACCACGACGGCCGGGGTTCATTACCGCATATCCGTATTTTTTCCCGCGCCGGGCGAACTGGCCGCGGTGCTCACAGACATCACGGAAATGCGCCGCACCCAGGAGGAACTTGAACAGTCGCACCTGAAACTGCGCGAACTGACCGCAAAACTCCAGCATGCAAGGGAGGAGGAACGCCGCGTGATCTCCCGCGAACTGCACGACGGGCTGGCCAGCCGCCTTACCGCCGTCAAGCTCGCGCTCGGCACCGCGCGGGAACTGGCGGCCGAAACTGTTAAAACCGGGACTGACCGGGCGTTGCGGATCAAGCTGGCGGATGTTGAAAAACGCATCGAGGAAATCATGCAGGAAACAAAGCGGATCGCGGCCAGCCTACGCCCGCCGGTGCTCGACGATCTGGGGTTTCCGGAGGCTGTCCGGCTGCTGGTGGACGATTTCCGGGCGGTTTCCGGGATCGGCTGCCGCCTGCGTGTTGACGCGGTGTGCCGCTCCATGCCCGCCGCCCACACCACCGCCGCGTTCCGGATACTGCAGGAATCGCTCGCCAACATAATCAGCCATTCAAAAGCCGAGCGCGCCAAGGTTGGAGTGACCTGCCATGACGGAATGCTGATACTGGCGGTCGAGGACAACGGCCGCGGAATCGCGGAAGAAACCCTGAATTCCCGGAAATCACTGGGCATACTGGGCATGCGGGAACGCGCGGTCGCGCTAGGCGGCGAGCTGAAAATAGTTACGGGCCAGAACAAAGGCACCCGGATTTGCGCGCATATTCCGCTGGGCGGAAACTGCCCGCCGGACAATCCCTGA